In one Candidatus Deferrimicrobium sp. genomic region, the following are encoded:
- a CDS encoding DUF5752 family protein, protein MTPFAVKDCALLTRMSGLPPAINLRELRERIALCSENVLFHHFCETTLRGTFDNPDYRNDFAVWSKLYLGDRVLAERLGILDPYEFVSLGALRAATLEVIDERLEESTMIPWARPGDELYFMEATTVVFDTGVRISHPREFAAAIGAMTGGSVYYHFLEARRRPLFGKDDFTTWLLENENGGNNRPYIEALARIDFYFHTLVHLRRELTKVLSAVEDKK, encoded by the coding sequence ATGACTCCGTTCGCAGTAAAGGATTGCGCGCTTCTCACCAGGATGAGTGGTCTCCCGCCCGCGATCAACCTGAGGGAACTCCGGGAGCGGATCGCGCTGTGCAGCGAAAACGTCCTGTTCCACCATTTCTGCGAAACCACGCTCCGGGGCACCTTTGACAACCCCGACTACCGGAACGATTTCGCCGTGTGGTCGAAGTTGTACCTTGGGGACCGGGTGCTCGCGGAGCGTCTCGGCATCCTCGATCCGTACGAGTTTGTTTCCCTCGGAGCGCTGCGCGCGGCGACGCTCGAGGTGATCGACGAACGCCTCGAAGAATCGACGATGATCCCGTGGGCACGCCCGGGGGACGAACTCTATTTCATGGAGGCGACCACGGTCGTGTTCGACACGGGGGTCCGCATCTCCCATCCCCGTGAATTCGCGGCCGCCATCGGGGCGATGACCGGCGGAAGCGTCTATTATCACTTCCTCGAAGCCCGCCGCCGGCCTCTCTTCGGGAAGGACGACTTCACCACATGGCTCCTCGAAAACGAGAACGGCGGGAATAACCGTCCGTACATCGAGGCGCTGGCCCGCATCGATTTCTATTTCCACACCCTTGTCCACCTCCGGAGGGAACTTACCAAGGTCCTCTCGGCTGTGGAGGACAAGAAATGA
- a CDS encoding glycosyltransferase: MNVPLAAYEGIVGPAVLRELRQLGEKLAGIRVVHVNSTREGGGVAEILEWMTPIMKELGLNASWEVINGTPRFFEITKAIHNGLQGASVDIPVKGWKTYEDVNARNFKRLRPILEEADIVFIHDPQPAHLLGLCTRRKGKWIWRAHIDISRPFRPVWKVLRSMVESYDASIFSMAQFAQHLPHPQFLVPPSIDPLSEKNRDLPSAEIEAVRSEYSLDPSRPLLVQISRFDRFKDPVGVIEAYRLVRKVAKVQLVLAGGGATDDPEGKAVLEDVLEAAGNDPDIHVLLLPPESHKTVNALQRMATIILQKSTREGFGLTVTEGMWKGKPVIGGDVGGIRLQVVNHHTGFLVNTPEGAAHRIRYLLHHEEGIDRMGTTAREFVRENYLLTRHLREYLTLMLVTLHSDRGNLIEV; encoded by the coding sequence ATGAACGTCCCCCTCGCCGCCTACGAAGGGATCGTCGGACCGGCCGTCCTCCGCGAGCTTCGCCAGCTGGGGGAAAAACTGGCGGGGATCCGGGTCGTTCACGTGAACTCCACCCGGGAAGGCGGAGGGGTCGCGGAGATCCTCGAATGGATGACCCCGATCATGAAGGAATTGGGGCTGAATGCCTCTTGGGAGGTCATCAACGGGACCCCCCGGTTTTTCGAAATCACGAAAGCGATCCACAACGGCCTGCAGGGAGCGAGCGTCGACATTCCGGTGAAGGGATGGAAAACCTACGAGGACGTGAACGCAAGAAATTTCAAAAGACTCCGACCGATCCTCGAGGAGGCGGATATCGTTTTCATCCACGACCCCCAACCGGCGCACCTCCTGGGCCTGTGCACCCGGAGGAAGGGGAAGTGGATCTGGCGCGCCCACATCGACATCAGCAGGCCGTTCCGCCCGGTCTGGAAGGTACTGCGATCGATGGTGGAATCGTACGACGCCAGCATCTTTTCGATGGCGCAGTTCGCCCAGCATCTTCCCCACCCGCAGTTCCTCGTTCCGCCGAGCATCGATCCCCTGAGCGAAAAGAACCGGGACCTTCCCTCCGCGGAGATCGAGGCGGTTCGAAGCGAGTACAGCCTGGATCCGTCGCGCCCCCTGCTCGTCCAGATCTCCCGGTTCGACCGGTTCAAGGACCCGGTGGGCGTGATCGAGGCGTACCGCTTGGTGCGCAAGGTAGCGAAGGTCCAACTGGTCCTTGCGGGGGGAGGAGCCACCGACGACCCGGAGGGGAAGGCGGTTCTGGAGGACGTGCTGGAGGCAGCGGGGAACGATCCGGACATCCACGTCCTTCTTCTCCCCCCGGAGTCCCATAAGACGGTCAATGCGCTTCAGAGAATGGCGACGATCATCCTGCAGAAGTCGACCCGGGAGGGATTCGGGCTGACGGTCACCGAAGGGATGTGGAAGGGGAAGCCGGTGATCGGAGGCGACGTTGGCGGGATCCGCCTCCAGGTGGTGAACCACCACACGGGATTTCTGGTGAACACCCCCGAAGGGGCGGCCCATCGGATACGGTACCTGCTCCATCACGAGGAGGGGATCGATCGGATGGGAACGACCGCAAGGGAGTTCGTGAGGGAGAATTACCTGCTCACCCGGCATCTCCGGGAATACCTGACCCTGATGCTGGTCACGCTGCACTCCGACCGTGGGAACCTGATCGAGGTGTGA
- the otsB gene encoding trehalose-phosphatase: MPGRRFLWVFDFDGTLSPIVPDRTEARLHRECERMLRFLVRSPWNRVAVLSSRTLDDIVARVPVAGVFVGGAGGLEWKLPGGHRFGPGTASEALLEKKRRAVSPILKEIASIPGVEIEDKRWSVAVHYRNASPRSFRRRVSLLQQLRDRTGIKLYRGPEAVEVQLLGGGGKSAGVRRLCRLADWDPTGERIVYAGDDENDAVAMRWVLSKGGAGIIVGNRITVPRARHVENPAGLVRAVREFA; encoded by the coding sequence ATGCCGGGCCGACGTTTCCTCTGGGTGTTCGACTTCGATGGTACCCTTTCGCCCATTGTTCCGGACCGAACCGAGGCCCGACTGCACAGGGAGTGCGAGAGGATGCTCCGCTTCCTGGTGCGGAGTCCCTGGAACCGGGTCGCGGTCCTCTCCAGCCGTACGCTGGACGACATCGTTGCGAGGGTGCCGGTTGCCGGTGTGTTCGTCGGAGGAGCCGGTGGGCTGGAGTGGAAGCTTCCGGGAGGACATCGGTTCGGGCCGGGGACCGCTTCCGAGGCACTACTGGAGAAAAAACGCCGGGCCGTCTCCCCCATCCTGAAAGAGATCGCCTCCATCCCCGGGGTCGAGATCGAGGATAAACGGTGGTCCGTCGCGGTGCATTATCGGAACGCCTCGCCGCGTTCGTTCCGCAGAAGGGTGTCCCTCCTGCAGCAACTGAGGGACCGCACCGGCATCAAACTTTACCGGGGTCCAGAGGCCGTGGAGGTGCAACTCCTGGGCGGGGGAGGGAAGTCCGCCGGGGTGCGCCGGCTGTGCCGGCTGGCCGACTGGGATCCCACCGGGGAACGGATCGTGTATGCGGGCGACGACGAGAACGACGCCGTCGCGATGCGGTGGGTCCTGTCGAAAGGCGGCGCCGGAATCATCGTGGGGAACCGGATCACCGTCCCCAGGGCACGACATGTGGAAAACCCCGCCGGTCTCGTTCGGGCGGTCCGCGAATTCGCGTAG
- the arsS gene encoding arsenosugar biosynthesis radical SAM (seleno)protein ArsS (Some members of this family are selenoproteins.), with product MTEDIVAGTGERMPGIGTCAREAAGVEPFAAALERHGLSLVRGETTTLQVNTGYLCNLRCRHCHLEAGPGRAEVTSRKTMAAIVSFARRFPFRVIDITGGAPELVPDLPFLVEGLAPLAPRLMLRTNLSALRDAERQPLLALCVARRVVLVASFPSTNPSETDAQRGAGATEAGISVLKKLNAAGYGVEGTGLELDLVSNPVGAFLPVSQESAEREFRDDLRRKWGVTFNHLYTFANAPLGRFRTWLFRTGNYERYVKTLTESFNPSAVDGLMCRTLLSVSWDGYVYDCDFNLAVDRPTGGRKVHLSDIRELPVPGAPIATGDYCYACTAGSGFT from the coding sequence TTGACGGAAGACATCGTGGCAGGGACCGGGGAAAGAATGCCGGGGATCGGGACATGCGCCAGGGAGGCGGCAGGGGTCGAGCCGTTCGCTGCCGCTCTCGAACGCCACGGTCTTTCGCTCGTCCGCGGCGAGACCACAACTCTTCAGGTGAACACGGGGTACCTGTGCAATCTCCGCTGCCGGCATTGCCACCTCGAGGCCGGCCCGGGAAGGGCGGAGGTCACGTCCCGGAAGACGATGGCGGCGATCGTATCGTTCGCCCGGCGGTTCCCGTTCCGGGTCATCGATATCACCGGCGGAGCGCCGGAGCTGGTGCCCGACCTTCCTTTTCTCGTCGAAGGGCTTGCCCCGCTTGCGCCTCGTTTGATGCTTCGGACGAACCTTTCCGCCTTGAGGGACGCCGAGAGACAGCCGCTGCTTGCACTCTGTGTCGCCCGTCGTGTCGTCCTGGTCGCCTCCTTTCCCTCGACGAACCCGTCCGAGACCGATGCACAGCGCGGGGCGGGGGCGACGGAAGCCGGGATCTCCGTGCTGAAGAAATTGAACGCGGCGGGATATGGAGTGGAAGGGACCGGGCTGGAACTGGACCTCGTCTCCAACCCCGTCGGGGCGTTCCTTCCCGTTTCCCAAGAGTCCGCCGAGCGGGAATTCCGGGACGACCTGCGGCGGAAATGGGGGGTCACGTTCAACCACCTGTACACGTTTGCGAACGCACCGCTTGGGCGTTTCCGGACGTGGCTGTTTCGGACGGGGAATTACGAGCGGTATGTGAAAACGCTGACAGAGAGCTTCAACCCCTCCGCGGTGGATGGGCTCATGTGCCGAACGCTCCTGTCCGTCTCGTGGGACGGGTACGTGTACGACTGCGATTTCAACCTTGCCGTCGATCGGCCCACCGGAGGCCGCAAGGTCCACCTCTCGGATATCCGTGAACTCCCCGTACCCGGTGCCCCGATCGCGACCGGGGACTACTGCTACGCCTGCACCGCGGGCTCCGGCTTCACTTGA